The Curtobacterium sp. MCSS17_015 genomic sequence TCTGGGTCGCGCTCGCCCTGGTCCTCGTCGCCGCTGGGATGCGCCTCGTCGGTGTCGTCGCGGGCACCAACGTGATGACCGGTCTTCCGGAGAACCGCACCACAGTCGGTGCAGCGCTCGTGGACACGTCCAGCCAGGCTGCAACCGGTATCGGGCTCGCCGTGACCGGCACGATCCTCGCAGCCCTGTTCACCGGCGACATCTCCGCCACCAACTGGACCGCGCACCAGGCCGCCGCGTTCCAGACGGGCGTCACCGTCGCGGGCTTCGCCATGACCGTTGCCGCAGCGCTCCTCGTGGCGGTCGGCATGACCCGGGCGCGATCCGCACGGCAGGCCCGGTGAGCCCTGATCGACGTCGACCAGCGAGTGACCTACGGCTGGCGACGGGTGGTCGCGCTCTCGCTCGTCGCTCGGTAGCGCGCGGCGATCGTCCCGAACGCGGCTGCGAGTTCTGGCGGGCCGACGACCTCCATCGGCACCTCGAACCTGCCGAACGACGCTGCGAGTGCACCCCATGACCACGAACCGACCTCGAGAGCGCATCGGTGACCGTCGATCGCGGTCACGGTTCCGTCCCCGGCGAACGGCAGGACCTCGTGCGCGGGGAGATCGAGGATCACCGTGCCACGGCAGGGCCACTCGTTGACGTCAGAGCCCTTGAACCGCCCTGACACGAACTCGTCCACATCTCCACCGGGCACCGCGCGCGGGGCGAACGGCGGACCGTTCGGGGTCCGCGGTCGAACTCGATCGACGCTGTAGAGTCGCCAGTCCTCACGGTCGAGGTCCCACCCGAGCAGGTACCAGCGTCCGTGCGAGGTGACCAGGTGTGACGGTTCAGCACGGCGCGGCGGGAGAAGCGGCCGGTCCTCCGCTGTCGCATCACGAGGGACGTAGTCGAAGCGCAGTGTCTCTCGGTCGCGGATCGCGGTGGCGAGGGTGACGAGCACGTCGAACGAGAGGTTCACGGGGGCGGCATCGCCGGCGCGGCCGACCGCTGTCACCTCGAGCGCGTCGAGCCGATGCCGCAGTCGGGACGGCATGACCTGCCGTATCGTCCCGAGCGCACGGATCGCTGCCTCTTCGATGCCGGCACCGATCGCTGGCGCGGTCTGCAGGGCGATGGCGACCGCGACCGTCTGGTCGTCGTCGAACAGCAGTGGCGGCAGTTCGCTTCCCGCGTCGAGTCGGTAGCCACCGTCCGGGCCCATCGTGGCCCGGATGCTGTAGCCCATCCCACGCAGCCGATCGATGTCCCGACGAACGGTCCGGTCGCTGGTCTCGAGGCGACGTGCCAAGAGCGACCCCGGCCAGTCGCGACGCGTCTGGAGCAGCGACAGCAGGCGGAGCAGTCGCGTGGTCGTCGTCATGACGGCAACACTAATCACGGTCTAGGACAGGAACAGACCTACATGGCTGTGACAGTTGCGGCAGCGGGTCAACAGGACCCGGACCTCGTGAAGGAGCAACGATGACCATCCAGACGACCACCCACCTCAACTTCCGTGGCGATGCTCGCGCGGCGCTCGAGTTCTACCAGTCCGTGTTCGGCGGCCACACCGTCATCAACACGTACGCGGACTTCGGGATGCCGACGGAGGTGCCCGGGTCCGACAAGGTCGTCTTCGGGCTCGTCGCTGCCGACAGCGGCTTCCGCGTCATGGGCTACGACATCCCCGGCCAGACCGGAGGACGAATCGCCGGCGACGGTTCCACCCGCCGCGAGAACGGGACGACCGTCACCGACCAGGCGCTGTTCGTCTCGATCGGCGCGGAGACCCTCGAGGAACTCCAGGGACACTGGGACGCCCTCGCTGTCGATGCCGTCATCGTGGAGCCACTGGCGGCGTCGGCATGGAGCGCCGGTTTCGGCATGCTCACCGACCAGTTCGGCGTCACCTGGAGCATCAGCGTCACCGCGTAGATCTCCTCGCGGCGCGAGCCCGTCTGGCTCGCGCCGCACTCCGCACCCACGCTGACCGACGCAAGACCGCGACGCGCGCGACGGGTGCTCAGGGGGAGCGCGGGGAGCGCGGCCGGTAGTCGCATGGAGCGCCACTGGAATGACGAACGCCGCCCTGGTAGGGCGGCGTTCGTCATTCGGTCACTGTCACTGTTCAACAACGGGAACGTCGCGCGGAGATCCTGAGGGTCTGCTGCACGGATAGGTGACAGTTCTAGTCACGCCGCCAGTACGACGTTCGTCTTCATGATGGTTTCGAACCCGATGGGCGTCAATCGGCCGAGGCGGGCCTGACGGCGATGCCGGTGGTAGGTCCGTTCGATCCACGTCACGATTGCGATTCGTAGTTCTTCACGCGTTGCCCACGCGCGTCGGTTCAGGACGTTTTTCTGCAAGAGCGCGAAGAAGCTCTCCATTTCGGCGTTATCACCGCAGGAAGCGACTCTGCCCATCGACCCGACCATGCCGTGGCGGGTCAACGCCCGACGCAGCTTCCGGCTCGAAATTGCGATCCCCGATCCGAATGCAGGACACAATCGGCCACGTCGCCACGCATCCGGACCGCGTTCTCCAACGCAGTCACGGCCAGCTGCGACTTCATTCGGGAGTCGATCGAGTACCCCACGATGCGTCCGGAGTAGGCGTCCTTGACCGCGCAGAGGTAGAGCTTGCCCTCCGCGGTGTTGTGCTCGGTGATGTCGGTCAACCACAGCCGGTTCGGCGCCTCGGCTGTGAACACGTGCCGGACGCGACCGTGGTCGTCGGTCATGGTGCAGAGGGCGTCGTGGACCGCGGGGCCGGGCTTCTTCCCGGTTCTGCCACGCTTCTTCCCGAACACGCTCCACCAGCCGTTGTCCGACGCGATCGTCCACGCGGTCCGGTCCGCCATCGGTTCGCCGGCATCGCGGGCCTCGTCGACGAGGAGCCGGTACCCGACCTCGGGATCGTCCCGGTGCGCATCGAACAATGCGTTCGCCCGATATGCCCGCACCACCTCGCTGCGTGAGACGGGAGCCGCCAACCACCGGTAGTACGGCTGACGAGCAAGCTGCAACACCCGGCACGTCACCGCGACGGGAATGCCGTCTGTTCCACCCCGGGTTTAGTGGAGGCTCGGTAGTGCCTCTTCAACGGTAGTCGGAGCGGGGTTGTGACGGTAGTGGGCGTGTTCGAACTCGACGGGTGGGATCATGCCGAGTTCGCCGTGCAGACGGCGGTGGTTGAACCAATCGATGTACTCGACGGTCGCGATTTCGAGGTCCTCGATGCCCCGCCACGGTCCCTTGTTGCGGATCAGTTCGGCCTTGAAGATCGAGTTCACCGCCTCCGCGAGGGCATTGTCATAGCTGTCGCCCTTCGATCCGACGGACGCGACCGCACCGGCCTCAGCGAGTCGGTCCGTGTAGCGGATAGCTCGATATTGAACTCCGCGGTCGCTGTGATGGATCAGCCGTGACAGATCTCGACCTTCGCGTTGCCGGGTCCAGATGCCCATCTCGAGGGCGTCGAGGACGAGGTCGGTGCGCATGTTTTTCGATAGCTGCCAGCCCACGATACGGCGCAAGAACACGTCCGTGACGAACGCGGCGTAGACCCACCCGGAGAACGTGCGGATGTAGGTGATGTCGGCAACCCAGAGCTGGTCCGGACCGGTCGCGGTGAACGCCCGCTGCACCAGATCCGCCGGCCGGTCACCGACCGGACCCGGAATCGTCGTCTTCGGGCCCTTCCGCTTGGACACGCCGTGCAGTCCGGTGGACCGCATGAGTCGCTCAACCGTGCAGCGGGCGATCACGTGCCCCTCCCTCCGCAGTTGCGCGTGTACCTTCCGGGCGCCGTAAACGCCGTAGTTGCTCCGGTGCACCCGCTCGACCTCGATCCTGCGTGCAGCGTCGCTGATCGACCGGGCCGACGGCCGCCTGTTCTTCGCGGCGTAGTAGCTCGACGGGGCGACCTGCAACGTCCTGCAGATCGGCTCGACCCCGAACTCGTGCTTGTGCTGATCGATGAACCGCGTCACCTGCTGGACGGGCGGTCGAGCTCCGCCGCGAAGAAAGCCGACGCCGACTTCAGAATCACATTCGCCCGTCGAAGCTCGCGGACCTCACGCTCCAACTCCGCGATCCGCTGTGCGTCGTCAGTGGTGACCCCCGGCCGGTCGCCGGCATCGATCTCGGCTTGCTGCACCCAGTTCCGTAACGTCTCCGGATTGATCCCCAGCTGCTCACCGATCCGACGCAATGCGCCAGCTCTGGTGTTCGGGTTGCGGCGGGCTTCCACCGCGAGCCGGACCGCTCGCTCCCGAAGCTCCTCCGGGTACTTCCTCGGTGCTCCCATGACTCTCATCCTCCCGTGGATTGAGAGCCTCCATCAGACCCGGGGCGGAACATTCGTCTGCGACGGTGAGTTGCGTTACCCGGCGTGGCAGTTCAGCGATGATCCAACGATGTCTGTCCTTCCGGCCTCGCGCGACTCACGCTGGCGTGGGGCGAGCAGAAGCACCCGTCCACGATCCTCGGCTTCATGTACAACGCGGAACTCGAGATCGAGGGGACCGATGAGTCCTTCACGCCCGTCGAGTGGTTGACGATAGGCGGCGACGTCCAGGTCGTCCTTGACCATCTCGAAGCCGCGAGCTGGACGTAGGAACACCTTAGATGCACACGGGTCCGCCATCTGTAGATCCCGACGTAGCATCCTGGTACCCGAGTGCCCAGTCGCTCACCCAGCCCTGGGTCACGTTCAGTTGAGGGCCGATGGGTTCCAGCCAACCGCTTCGAGCGACCGGAAAAAGCTCAACACCTCTTCGAAAGTGTCTGCCGGATCCCGCCCCGCGAGGTGCTCCTCGTACATTGCCACACGCTTACGAACGCGGGGACTCTCGAGGGCCTTGGGTGTCCAGAGCTTGTGCAGCACGACGGACGCCCGCCAAGACGGCGGGCCTATGACGACCGGGGCTACGATCGGGGCGGTTATACCTCCGGCGTTAGTCGTGACGAGCGCCGCGTGCATGACGCCGTTCCGTGCATGAACGAGCCCATGTAACAAAGGGGCGTCGCGATCCCTTAGTTCTTCGTACTCGGCGCCCAAGTCATCGCGGAGGTTCTCATCGAGAACGGCCGCCCACATCACTCCGGCACCGACGTTGGCATAAAGCTCGCCATGACGTCGACGAAGGTCGGTCAGTGCCTTCTCGAGAGCGTTCAACGCCATCCCGCGGCTCCGAGCTCTTTCCCACTCCACCATCCGAGGACCGTAGCGCGATTGCAGCCCTGAGAACCCGGCGGCGCCGGCATCAGGCCGCGATGCGTCGCACCTAGCGCCCTTCGGACGTTCTGCAATGAACGATGCTCGGGCTATCGTCGCGGCATGAACAATCACCGCGCGATGATCATCGCCGACCACCTCGCCGCGCTGCCTGGCCGCAGCGGACAGGCCATCATCCAAGCTGCCCGCGTCGTGTGGGGCAACCAGCATCGAAGCCCCGAGGAAGCGGCCTACTTCCACCGGTCGCTCACCGCCTCCGCTGCACCGCTCATCCCCGACATCGAGGCGATTCGCTTCGCTGACATCGACGTCGAGGTGAATAAGCTGGGCCGCTCACTGTTCGGCACCGCCTACTACGTCACCGATTCAGCCATCGTCTGCCTCACGTTCTCCGCTCAGACGGGGCCGACTCCAGCCCATACCGTCGGGTCGGTCGAGAGCACCGCGGTCATTCGTAGCCGAGCCGACATCGTGCAGGCGAAACTGACGCGGGTTGACGCACCAGACTTCGACGACATGGAAGCGCAGTGGACCCCGGAGAACCCGGTACTGACGCTCACCATGCGATCAGGAGACACGATCGAGCTCAGGAGCACGGCCGGAGAGGAAGCAGAGTTCATCGCGCTCTGCGGCAACTTGCTCCACTAACCCCATACACGGGCGATCCGGGTCCGGGCCTGTTCATCTTGGCCGTCACCCAG encodes the following:
- a CDS encoding VOC family protein; this translates as MTIQTTTHLNFRGDARAALEFYQSVFGGHTVINTYADFGMPTEVPGSDKVVFGLVAADSGFRVMGYDIPGQTGGRIAGDGSTRRENGTTVTDQALFVSIGAETLEELQGHWDALAVDAVIVEPLAASAWSAGFGMLTDQFGVTWSISVTA
- a CDS encoding WYL domain-containing protein, whose product is MTTTTRLLRLLSLLQTRRDWPGSLLARRLETSDRTVRRDIDRLRGMGYSIRATMGPDGGYRLDAGSELPPLLFDDDQTVAVAIALQTAPAIGAGIEEAAIRALGTIRQVMPSRLRHRLDALEVTAVGRAGDAAPVNLSFDVLVTLATAIRDRETLRFDYVPRDATAEDRPLLPPRRAEPSHLVTSHGRWYLLGWDLDREDWRLYSVDRVRPRTPNGPPFAPRAVPGGDVDEFVSGRFKGSDVNEWPCRGTVILDLPAHEVLPFAGDGTVTAIDGHRCALEVGSWSWGALAASFGRFEVPMEVVGPPELAAAFGTIAARYRATSESATTRRQP
- a CDS encoding IS3 family transposase (programmed frameshift), translating into MGAPRKYPEELRERAVRLAVEARRNPNTRAGALRRIGEQLGINPETLRNWVQQAEIDAGDRPGVTTDDAQRIAELEREVRELRRANVILKSASGFLRGGARPPVQQVTRFIDQHKHEFGVEPICRTLQVAPSSYYAAKNRRPSARSISDAARRIEVERVHRSNYGVYGARKVHAQLRREGHVIARCTVERLMRSTGLHGVSKRKGPKTTIPGPVGDRPADLVQRAFTATGPDQLWVADITYIRTFSGWVYAAFVTDVFLRRIVGWQLSKNMRTDLVLDALEMGIWTRQREGRDLSRLIHHSDRGVQYRAIRYTDRLAEAGAVASVGSKGDSYDNALAEAVNSIFKAELIRNKGPWRGIEDLEIATVEYIDWFNHRRLHGELGMIPPVEFEHAHYRHNPAPTTVEEALPSLH